In a single window of the Natronogracilivirga saccharolytica genome:
- a CDS encoding type II toxin-antitoxin system RelE/ParE family toxin: MAQIIWTEPALQELDDIADYISLDNPKVARNLVRSVFKRVVQLREYPKSGKPVEDLEESTYRRLLVSPCQIFYREENNRIYIIHIIRDEQLLHLDILRKR; the protein is encoded by the coding sequence ATGGCTCAAATAATCTGGACGGAACCGGCACTTCAAGAACTCGATGATATTGCTGATTACATCTCACTGGACAATCCGAAAGTTGCCAGGAATCTTGTTCGCAGTGTTTTCAAACGTGTCGTTCAACTACGTGAATATCCAAAATCAGGAAAACCTGTAGAAGATCTGGAAGAGTCCACTTATCGCAGGTTATTGGTTTCGCCTTGCCAGATTTTTTACAGAGAAGAAAATAACCGGATCTACATCATCCACATAATTAGAGATGAACAATTACTTCATCTTGATATTCTCAGGAAGCGTTAA
- a CDS encoding type II toxin-antitoxin system Phd/YefM family antitoxin, giving the protein MKTELVTTLKRQATKLLDELKREKEPVLITEHGKPSAYLIDVESFENLLRRMKLLEGLARGEKAILEDRVVTHEEAQKKMSRWLK; this is encoded by the coding sequence ATGAAAACAGAACTTGTCACCACACTGAAACGTCAAGCCACAAAGCTTCTGGACGAACTCAAACGGGAGAAGGAGCCTGTTTTGATCACAGAGCATGGCAAGCCTTCTGCTTATCTTATTGATGTGGAATCATTTGAAAACTTACTTCGCAGGATGAAACTCCTGGAAGGTCTTGCGAGAGGCGAAAAAGCTATCCTTGAAGATCGCGTAGTGACACATGAAGAGGCCCAAAAGAAAATGAGTCGATGGCTCAAATAA